A section of the Pectinophora gossypiella chromosome 11, ilPecGoss1.1, whole genome shotgun sequence genome encodes:
- the LOC126370629 gene encoding 60S ribosomal protein L36, with product MAPRFEIAVGLRKGHKTTKISAGRKGITDKTIKVRPARLKGLQTKHSKFVRDLVREVVGHAQYEKRAMELLKVSKDKRALKFLKRRLGTHIRAKRKREELSNVLTQMRKAAAQAHHHH from the exons ATGGCTCCCCGGTTCGAAATCGCAGTTGGTCTGCGAAAAGGCCACAAAACAACAAAGATTTCCGCTGGCAGAAAGGGAATTACAGATAAGACCATCAAAGTCAGACCTGCCAGGCTAAAGGGT CTGCAAACCAAGCACTCCAAGTTTGTCCGTGACCTGGTCCGCGAGGTCGTTGGCCACGCTCAGTATGAGAAGAGGGCTATGGAGTTGTTGAAG GTGTCAAAAGACAAGCGCGCCCTGAAGTTCCTGAAGCGCCGCCTCGGCACACACATCCGCGCCAAGAGGAAGCGTGAAGAGCTCAGCAACGTCCTGACACAGATGAGGAAGGCCGCCGCACAGGCACACCACCACCACTGA